CTTTACCTTTACAAAATCTTAAACATCAGGGTGTTTATTAtcgttggtcattttcaaggatggTAGTCAAAACGCTCTTCCCATAATTCGTGACTGTTGGTTAGAAGAGATTGCACATAGGTAAAACCATGTTCAACCCTGAAACTAAGCTCTCAAACAAACGCGTGCCATAATAATTTACAGGTTGAAAGCACCATTTTGCTCTTAGAACTTTGATGTTAGTGGCTTGAGGTCACTGTTATATCTGTTTAATCGTGTTTGGTCCTTCACAACATACTTAAACTTCACGATGTTTATTATCTTCAGCTCACTGTTATCTAATATATTATGTAAGGGGCCATCACTTCAGGTTTGGATTCCtcatatttgattaaaaaaaatccgtTAGACCTAATGCTAGAGTGAATGAGGTCATGCGAAGTGTCGCTTTTATCTTTTTCGACGAGTCTGCACTGCAAggtttcatcaataaattatctAATGAAAATATGATGCATGAGGAATAGTCCAGGCGAGTATCAAATTCAGAATAATATAATTGCTGATTTAAGATCGACAAAAATATCCAATTAGTGGAAAATACATGTAAGCTCAGCAAaacctccaataaaaatagtTGCCTGAAGTCAAGATATAGCTTCAGCCATTGTTCCAAGGAAAATCTCCTAGGTGGTTCATCGTTAATATCAAAACCTGTAAACGAATTGTGCTTTCACAAAACCTTCGATTTgtattaataattactataatcTAAAAACACGTGAGCGTCGTAcagaattatgaaataaatgttatttacaCACAGACTTGGATCTACTTGATATTATATAGAATcacataataacataaaaaattcttagaCCATTACATCCATTTCAATAATACTAATGATAGTAACGATGGGCATGAAACTAACCATCAtattaatatatgaaattaCTTTCAACGGATACCATGTTCTTCAAATTgccactaaaataaaaaaatatagaactgTCATACAATTCTCCAAATATGTTATAGCAACCACGAACTGAAAATCGTCCCCCCCTTGGGTACAATACCCAATGGGAATCATCAAGAGTCAGATGGTGTAGAAGGTGGAACAGGACGTCTATAGTGAGCTAAGTCTGCTCGTATAGCTCCAACCTCGGCAAGAAGACCATGTAGAAGCTGACCATGGGCTGCCTGAGTCGTCATAATGGTCTCCATCATAGCATgaagagagggaggaagagggCATGCATGTGCTGCATCAACAGTGTCAACATCTAtctcatcatcaccatcctcGGCAACAACAGATGTGGGATCCCCATGCATGTCCTCATCTTGAACATCTCCAGTAGTAGACCGTACTCGTGGTCTGTTGGATGGACCAACACTGAGGTCGACAACCTTCTTTTGGGCAGTTCGCTGTTTCAGAAATTTGGCTCCTATAGGGGCTTGGATGTGAACCAACTCGTGGGAAGGAAAGttctttaatcctaaatatttgaGGACCCTATGGATGAGAACTGGGAAAAACAAAGCATGCCTCTTATACTTGCTCCTACGCACCTTGACAATGGTTTCGatgaaaagggaaggaaaacaaatggaacTATTGGTGACAAGGGCGTAAAGCAAGATACACCTGTCTACAGGGATTGTATGGATATGAGAGATagggaaaatgttgtgacaagcTATCCTAAAGAAGATATAATTAAGCTCAGTCAACTCACTTGAGCTAATACTTCGGCCAGAATCCCGATTGTTTGATTGTCCACAAAGAACATCCATAACATCATCAATACGAGGAGACATAGAGTTTGGATAAGTAGGTGTACAAATTATAGGTACATCAAGGGCTTTAGATACGTGCTCCCTAGTTATTGTAAACGGTACACCACGTATGGACGATGTCACCTTGTGACCACCAAGATCCTCATGCACCGATAGATTCAAATAGAATTCTCTAATCAAGTCAGCTGGAGGGGGTTGTATGTTTGTACATAGGGACAGCCAATGCCTAGACTGTAGATTCTCACGAACAAAAGGATGCAGTTCCTGTAAATTGATTTGCCTTTCTCCCCAAATACACCTACGCTTAATCAAGGTTTCAAAGGTTTGCTCATTTTCTGGCGTGAGGAACCTTAATTGATCAAACACCACTTCAGGTTCAGATGCAGCTTTGCATTTTCCCCTCTTAGTCCTCTTCGGACCCATAACTAATCGATGGTCAGTAGTGCAAACACGATCAGCTCACACAAAAACAGAACCAAAATGAAGTTTGAAGCagagaacaaaaattgaagagtaACCAGCTACCATATGTAGAAAATCATGCACACAATATACTGTCTACAGCAGTTTACAACAACacaatgaaaaaacaatattcTTATTCACGGGTTGTTTAGTTGGTGCAATAATTGTAATGTATTTTGGTCCGAGTCAATAATTTGAAGTTAGAGACCTATAGTATATAACAGAAGTCTTATCATATAGGAAACATACAAGTGGATTTAGGAACTGACATATATCATACCATCGTAGCTACATGTAGTAAGTTTCACCAACTTctacaaaaaacagaaaataaattgcacAATGTACAGTTCAGACATACAACCAACATATATCTATACCACACACATATGGAGCCACTGGCAAGTTCATTTTGTGGAAGGAAGACAACCTATGACATAGGCAACCTTACTAACAACAATGCATTTGACTAGGCaaacacccaatttcatcacaatCTTCATAGACATAGACATAGAAGTGTGAAgcatcaaaatgcaaaatttgagaataatgCACCAACAATGTGTAATTTCAAAGACAGCAACCGTTAAAAGAGTCTTACTATGTAAAATCCTCGACGAATTTGCGCGGGAAATTGTGGGTTCTAGTCGGATGAAGCGAGAGCAATCGAAGATGTAATTTCGGACAGCTGCAAGTTCTGCAGAACTGGGGAAGAGTTAATAAAAATGGGTAATAGAATGTAATGtccatataactcgattttctgtaaatcgagttacatgcaatcaAATTTTCAGCACAAGGGCTTACACATAAACCGACTCTCCgtaaatcgagttatgtgtagCACAAATAACAAGAATCCAATTAATGTTGGAACGGCTTTCTCATAACTCGATGTTACAGAAAACGAGTTAATTTCAAATAACTCGATTATACATAACTCGAGTTATTTTTCTGGGCCCCCAgatatttggactggtccagatgCAGTCCAAGATGAATCGAAGTTTAAAGGTAGGCCTGCCACAATACTCGATTCCACTTGAATCGAGTTCTGTGCAGTGGACACTCACAAGAATTCAAATTCCTCGAGATTTGGAAAATCGAGTTACGTTGTACACATGCACCCACCCAGCCCATatatttggactggtccagatgCTTTTGCAACactattgttatttattttccccttATATTCATCCTTGCTTTTGCAACACTATTGTTCTTTCGAAGGACTACtgcaacaaaaaaacaaaatatcatCCATTTTGTGtagatttgatttcaatataatttaattatcttatccAGAAGCATGAGTATGATCCCTcgaattttaatgtttttgtacATGCAGGGAGCTTGGCATTGGAATAGTTCCATACAGTCCTCTTGTTCGTGGTTTTTTAGCTGGCAAAGGAGCCGTGGAAAATTTGGCTGCAAATAGCGTATTGGTACATATTTCACCAGTATTTTGTGTTATTCATTTGTAAGAAGATGGGAAGATTTTTCAGGAAACAATGATATTCATTGAATAAAACAGTACCTATTTTAGTCCTTGTAGTTTACAAGAAGTTCCAACTTCATCTATAGCATTTGAAAAATTGCTACCAAGTGAAATGTTGAAAATTTAGCTATCAAGCTTTTCAATTTGCCACATTATATTGATTGACACAATTGATGGATTAActtctcacttattttttaaacatctaaatttgcaaacatcaaaaataatgaCTAACCTATGTTGCACATGGTGTTATTGTATTAAAGTGTTACAATATATACAAAACATACAACAATGTCAtctaaaaagaacaaaatcctATAGCAATAACAATGTTGAcccccctaaaataaaatccaagagTCGCCATTCaatgtaatataattgaatGACATGCAAAAAtgccaaaatccaaacaaagcGCAGAAAAAAATACAGCATcacattcattttaaaatacatatgaaagttcatcatagtaattaaaaattttccaagagTGAAACTCTAAACATCACAAAAGTACCCAATCAATAAAGTTGCAAACTGGGATGAACAAAATAGGGATGAATAGTAAAGTTGCAAAGTAAACACACTCTAAACATCACATAATATTATCATCACTTTGCATCCACCCTAACCACTTAGTCTTGGCACTTGAAAATGTGGACGTTTAACAGAACACCGTCCCTCATAATCAGCTCAAATACGCAAACATCTCCTACTTGCAAACTATTTTCCCTCACAAATGCAGACCAACCAGCTGATACGACACATGATGAACCCCCACGTCGTTCATAAATGTATAGCTTCACAGGCCATAATCGGTCCACAATCTGGAGCTTGACAGGGAGTATACTTGCTTTGGTGTAGTCCTTGGTAAACCCGTCTCTTGGTAAGTAGTTGATAATGTCTTGGGGTAAACTCTGTACAAGGAACAATAATagatatttaacaaatatattcCAGCAACAAGTATCTATTTGATCTACATCTTTTCacctaaaaacacaaataagaaaaaataattccaaacaAAATGTCCAGCCACAAGTATCTAGTGTGACAATCTTTCTAATTGATCTATGAAAAATGATAGTTAATGGGAGTTGCAtttctaaattacaaaaatattccattttagtGAAGCTAAAAGCTTACCGCACGATCCTTGCCATTAACGTAGGATGGACGCATGATAACAGTGAAAAGGGGATTTTCTGATTTAAAAGCATTGGCTATAACAAGATTTTTAGCTACACCACCGTCTTTCTTAGGATGGGCTGATCctgaaagaagttgaaaatacGAAGTCATGCACATAAAATTAATACAGCAGAAGCTAAACAAATCAACCACTTGCTTACAAAAGTGTAACATTCAAACCTGAACCCTCTCCCCTATAAAAGTGTTTGATGATTTCAATAGAGCTGTCATCACTCTCATCATCTTCGATCCTATGAACTTGGAGTTCGTCGTCTAAAGTATAGTCTATTTCTGTTGCAGTGGCATCAAATATGAGTACATGAAACTGTGAATTTCCGACATATTTGAAAACCAGCAAGTGGCCCACGGCTACACCATGAGAGCTTGCAAATTCGGACCAACCATTTTGAAACCAAACCCCCCCAGCATTACGTGTCAACTTGACTTTCCATTTTCTACCATTTGGAATACTGAGAAAGGCCATATCTGACAGGTCCACTCCAAATTTCTGCACGAACTTATCTGGAATCCGCTGTAAAAATAATCTCCATAACATAAATGCAGGCTAGGGAAATAAACACATGCAATCAATCCTTATACACAATgctagaaaataaaagtttgaatgATGGCAGAATACTTCTTAGTTACagccccccacccccacacaaaaaagaaaagaaaatcaaacaaaataaaatgtaatcctGCAACATTGACGTTATATTTAATAGCTATAACAGTAACAAATCTTATGAATTTTGAATCCAAATTATACAACCTAATCTTATAACCAAAATAACCATCAACAGCTGTCAACATTTTACATTTCTCTGTTGTTGTTGAAATGTAAAAATTTTTGGGGAAATGTTGTATTTTGATAATGTGTctgtgatttggttttggggtgTTGGGGAAACATTGAAGATGACCCACTTTTGTTTATGGGCAGGATTTGGATTTAGACGTAGTAATTTTTGCCACTTAGCCACTTCATAAGTTTGTGAACtctaaaaaacaaatgataaaaagagTGAACGATTTCTGTATCCTAGTTTGATCCCAGGACACAGT
The DNA window shown above is from Quercus lobata isolate SW786 chromosome 7, ValleyOak3.0 Primary Assembly, whole genome shotgun sequence and carries:
- the LOC115951586 gene encoding B3 domain-containing protein At4g01580-like codes for the protein MASQWRRDNDDGPADRSPHFFKIILPNAVQEGKLRIPDKFVQKFGVDLSDMAFLSIPNGRKWKVKLTRNAGGVWFQNGWSEFASSHGVAVGHLLVFKYVGNSQFHVLIFDATATEIDYTLDDELQVHRIEDDESDDSSIEIIKHFYRGEGSGSAHPKKDGGVAKNLVIANAFKSENPLFTVIMRPSYVNGKDRASLPQDIINYLPRDGFTKDYTKASILPVKLQIVDRLWPVKLYIYERRGGSSCVVSAGWSAFVRENSLQVGDVCVFELIMRDGVLLNVHIFKCQD